A region from the Candidatus Binatia bacterium genome encodes:
- the nrdR gene encoding transcriptional regulator NrdR, whose amino-acid sequence MKCPGCRDLNNRVVDSRLGKDGDVIRRRRECENCGRRFTTYERVEENLPAIVKKDDRREQFDRRKLREGLLKACEKRPVSVDAIEETADRIERSLLELGEKEVVSSVIGEAVMRALHKLDTVAYVRFASVYRSFQDIDEFMNELQDLLRDRRKTGKKGNKKKRERRAK is encoded by the coding sequence TTGAAGTGTCCGGGCTGCCGAGACCTGAATAACCGGGTGGTTGACTCGCGGCTCGGCAAGGACGGGGACGTGATTCGGCGTCGCCGAGAATGTGAAAACTGCGGCCGTCGCTTCACGACCTACGAGAGGGTCGAAGAGAATCTCCCGGCGATCGTCAAGAAAGACGATCGTCGCGAGCAGTTTGACCGGCGCAAGCTTCGCGAGGGTTTGCTCAAGGCATGCGAGAAGCGTCCTGTCAGCGTGGATGCAATCGAGGAGACGGCAGATCGGATCGAGCGATCTCTGTTGGAGCTGGGCGAGAAAGAAGTGGTCAGCTCGGTGATCGGCGAGGCTGTGATGCGAGCCTTGCATAAATTGGACACCGTGGCGTACGTGCGATTCGCCTCTGTCTATCGCTCATTTCAGGATATTGATGAGTTCATGAACGAACTTCAAGATCTTCTTCGAGACCGCCGCAAGACCGGCAAGAAGGGGAACAAGAAGAAGCGCGAGAGACGGGCGAAGTGA
- the ribD gene encoding bifunctional diaminohydroxyphosphoribosylaminopyrimidine deaminase/5-amino-6-(5-phosphoribosylamino)uracil reductase RibD, protein MDRRGTQADQDARYMRRALALATQGTGRTSPNPAVGAVVVRSGRVVGEGFTQPAGGAHAEIQALASAGSKAAGATLYCTLEPCNIVGRTGACTDAIASAEIARVVGGAIDPNPRVRGRGFRRLADAGIEVVRRVEQEACEKQIRFFRKHILTGLPFVRLKLATSMDGKIAASTGASHWITGVPARRLVHDWRNEMDAVMVGVGTVLADDPLLNARNRGGRDPIRVIVDSRLRTPPSAALLHKGRGQVLFATTRAASERRAKELVRAGATVVRVGSRAGRVDPQSLLRHLGKLDILSVLVEGGAALAGSLMRHGYVDEVALFQAPVFIGGDGTSMLGPLGIEDPGKGIRLEAHEIAMVGRDILHSGRPIRAGRK, encoded by the coding sequence ATGGACCGCCGAGGGACTCAGGCTGACCAAGATGCCCGTTATATGCGACGGGCTCTGGCGTTGGCGACTCAGGGAACTGGCCGCACCAGTCCTAACCCCGCTGTGGGCGCGGTGGTTGTCCGGAGCGGCCGGGTGGTGGGTGAAGGTTTTACGCAACCCGCGGGAGGCGCTCATGCGGAAATTCAGGCGCTGGCATCCGCAGGTTCAAAGGCTGCCGGAGCGACCCTTTATTGCACGCTGGAACCCTGCAATATCGTCGGTCGAACGGGTGCCTGCACCGACGCGATCGCTTCCGCTGAGATCGCGCGTGTGGTCGGTGGTGCAATCGATCCGAACCCTCGGGTCCGTGGCCGAGGGTTTCGCCGGCTCGCGGATGCGGGGATCGAAGTTGTTCGCAGAGTGGAGCAGGAGGCTTGCGAGAAGCAGATCCGTTTTTTTCGCAAGCATATTCTAACCGGACTGCCGTTCGTCCGGTTGAAGCTGGCCACCTCGATGGACGGGAAGATTGCGGCGTCCACCGGCGCCTCTCATTGGATCACCGGTGTGCCGGCGCGACGACTCGTTCACGACTGGCGCAATGAAATGGATGCGGTGATGGTAGGGGTGGGCACGGTGTTGGCGGATGATCCGCTCCTGAACGCGAGAAACCGTGGAGGCCGCGACCCGATCCGAGTGATTGTGGACAGTCGGCTCCGAACGCCACCATCTGCTGCTCTGCTTCACAAGGGCAGGGGGCAAGTCCTTTTTGCGACGACGCGGGCGGCTTCGGAGCGTCGAGCGAAAGAGTTGGTCCGTGCGGGCGCCACGGTCGTGCGGGTCGGGAGTCGTGCGGGCCGGGTGGATCCACAAAGCCTTCTACGCCATCTGGGCAAATTGGACATTCTTTCGGTACTGGTTGAAGGGGGAGCGGCTCTGGCCGGTTCCCTGATGCGTCACGGATATGTCGATGAGGTGGCACTTTTTCAGGCGCCTGTTTTCATCGGAGGTGACGGGACAAGCATGCTCGGCCCGCTGGGAATCGAAGACCCCGGAAAGGGTATTCGACTTGAGGCGCATGAGATAGCGATGGTTGGGCGCGATATTCTGCATTCCGGCCGACCAATACGAGCGGGAAGGAAATAG